In the genome of Columba livia isolate bColLiv1 breed racing homer chromosome 1, bColLiv1.pat.W.v2, whole genome shotgun sequence, the window CCCTCGGCATGTCCCTTCTGCCCCATCGCGTCCCCTTGCCGTGGTCCTCACCCCCCCATCACACATAGGCAGGTGTCTGTGCCAGGATGCGGTGATGGGTGTCAGAATGTGACACTGGGTGCCAGGGCAGTTGTCGGTGCCGGGATGCAGCGGTGGGTACCGGGATGTGGTGATAGGTGCTGGGATGCAGCGGTGGGCACTGGGATGCAGAGGTGGGTGCCGGGATGCATCTGTGGGTACCGGGATACAGCAGTGGTTGCCAGGATGcagtggtgggtgctgggatgCAGTGATGGGTACTGGGATGCAGAGGTGGGTGCTGGGATGCATCAGTGGGTACTGGGATACAGCAGTGGTTGCCAGGATGCAGTGGGTGGCGGGatgtggtggtggtgctgggatgcagtggtgggtgctgggatgTGGCGGTGGGTGCTGGGATGCAGCGGCTGTTACCGGGATGCAGTGGTGGGTGTCAGGATGTGACACTGGTTACCAGAATGTGACACTGGTTACTGGGATGTAACACAGGTTCCTGGGATGTAGCACTGGGTGCCGAGATTCAGCACTGGGTGCCAGGATGTGACACTGGTTACTGGGATGCAGCACTGGGTGCCAGGATGTCACACAGGTTACTGGGATGTAGCATTGGTGCCAGGATGTGACACTGGTTACTGGGATGTGACACTGGTTACTGGGAAGCAACACTGGGTGCCAGGATGTGACACTGGTTACTGGGATGTGACGCTGGTTACTGGGATATAACACTGGTTACTGGGATGTGACACTGGTTACTGGGATGTAGCACTGGATACCGGCAGGCAGTGATGGGTGCTGGGATATAACACTGGTTACTGGGATGTGACACTGGTTACCAGGATGCAGCACTGGTTACTGGGACACAGTGGTGGGTGCCAGGATGCAGCAGTGGGTGCCAGAATGCAGCACCGAGTGCCGGGATGTGACACTGGTTACCAGTGTGCAgcagtgggtgctggggtgcagtgATGGGTACAGGGATGCAGCAGTGGGTGCTGGGATGCAGTGATGGGTGCCgggatgcagggatgggtgctgggatgcagggatgggtgCAGGGGTGCAGTGATGGGTACCGGGATGCAGTGATGGGTACCGGGATGCAGTGATGGGTGCTGGGATGCAGTGATGGGTACTGGGTTGCAGTGATGGGTACCGGGATGCAGTGATGGGTGCCGGTATGCAGTGATGGGTACCGGGATGCAGTGATGGGTGCTGGGATGCAGTGATGGGTACCGGGATGCAGTGATGGGTACTGGTATGCGGTGAGGGGTGCTGGGATGCAGTGATGGGTACCGGGATGCGGTGATGGGTGCTGGGATGCAGTGATGGGTGCTGGGATGCAGTGATGGTTACTGGGATGCAGTGATGGGTACCGGGATGCAGCAATAGGTACTGatctgtcctgctgtccccaagcaccCTCGGTGACAAGCCCCAGCTCACTCCCGAGCGCTGCCTGAAGCCGCTGCCCATTTTCCctggcagggcacaggcagcgACCAGCTGTGCCAGCGCCAAGGTCACCATTGTCACCTCCCAAGGGGACAGTAGCTctctccctgcccagcaccctgctgGCTCCGGGGCTGAGCCACCCGTCAGGTTTGCAGCTCCTCCAAAGTCACTTGTGTACTTACGGGCCACTAAGTGCTGTAATTACAGATATGCTTTAATTAGCATAATTGCGTTCCtacacaaataaaacatttggcGGAGTTAATTCCTCGGCTGCAGCTCCAAACCTGAGTGTCccaccccctgtccccaccgcGGTGGCAGTGAGGGCTGGTCGGTAGAATAATGGGGGATCCTGGGGTAGAGATGGGGGGTCCTACCCCCCACCAGTAGATCCCAGTCTCACAGGGTCTGAGCTGGAGCCCCCCACTCCTCATCCAGCGCTGAGGGTGGCCAGGGCCCCCTCCCCTTTGGCTTGTTAGGACATGATACTGGGCTTACTGGGACACGGCACTGGGTTTACTGGGATACAGCACTGTGTTTACTGGGATACAGTACTGGGTTTACTGGGATACAGTATTGGGTTTACTGGGATACAGTACTGGGTTTACTGGGACATGGAACTGGGTTTGCTGGAACATGACACTCGGTTTGTTTGGACATGGCACTGGGTGTACTGGGACATGGCACTGGGTGTACTGGGACATGGCACTGGGTGTACTGGGGCACCATACTGGATTTACTGGGACACGGCACTGCATTTTCTGGGGCACTATACTGGGCTTACTGGGACATGGCACTGGGCTTGCTGGGACATGGCAGTGGGTTTACTGGGACATGACACTGAGTTTTCTGGGGCACCATACTGGGCTTGCTGGGACATGATACTGGGCTTCCTGAGAATTGGTATTGGGTTTACTGGGACATGGCACTGGGTTTACTGGGACACGGCACTGGGCTTACTGGGACACAGCACTGGGCTTACTGGGACATGGCACTTGATTTGCTGGGACACAGCATTGGGCTTACAGGGACGTGACACTGGGCTTACTGGGACGTGGCACTGGGTCTGCTGGGACATGACACTGGGTTTACTAGGACATGGCACTGGGTTTGCTGGGGCATGGCACTGGGTTTGCTGGGGCACTGTGTTGGGCTTGGTAGGATGCAACTGGGAATTCTATGACACAGCACTGGGTTTACTGGGGCACCATACTGGGCTTGCTGGAACACAGCACTGGGTTTTCTGGGACACTATACTGGACTTACTGGGATGCAGTGATGGGATTGCTGAGATACGGCACTAGACTTGTTAGGACACAGCACTGGGTTTACTGGGACATGGCACTGGGTTTAGTAAGACATGGCACTGGGTTTACTGGGACACAGCACTGGGTTAACTGAGTTGTGGCACTGGGTTAACTGGGATGAGGCACTGGGTTTGCTGGAACGTGACACTGGGCTTGCTGGCACACAGCACTTGGTTTACTGGGACACCGTACTGGGCTTGCTGGGGATCAGTATTGAGCTTACTGGGACATGGCACTGGACTTGCTGGGATGCAGAGCTGGGATTACTGGAATATGGCACTGGACTTTTTAGGACACAGCACTGGGCTTACAGGGGCACTGTACTGGGTTTACTGGGACATGGCACTGGGTTTCTTAGGGCACTGTACTGGGCTCGGTAGGACGCGACACTGGGAATTCTATGACACAGCACTGGGTTTACTGGGGCATCATACTGAGTTTGCTGGGACGTAACACTGGGCTTACTGGGATGTAACACTGGGATGTAGCACTGGGATTGCTGGTATATGGCACTAGACTTGTTAGGACATGGCACTGGGTTAACTGGGACACAGCACTGGGTTTGCTGGGACACTATACTGGGCTCCCTGGGATGCAGTGATGGGATTACTGAAATCTAGCACTAGACTTGTTAAGACACGGCACTGGGTTTACTGGGCcacactgggagcactggtggGTGTTTGACCCAGcctggggggggacacggctGTTCTGGGTACCCCGGATCGGGCCCCTCAGCCCATTTGGTCCCCACCACGctgaaaaaacacaggaaagagCTGGGAAATTGGCTGGAGCTTGAGCTGAGAGCccttttcattaaataaaacagaaaaaaggaggaaaaaaaacattaaaaaagagaaatttccatttttccccAGCTGAAAATGAAAGTGATTATGTAACTAGCACTAAATTACTTAAAGGGAATAATGACTCATTAGagcaaatccagaaaaaaaagtcaccgtGTATTTTTAGCCCCACGCTGTACCCACTGTTGACCCCCCCACCCTGGTGACACCCGCAGAGGTGCCACATTGTGTCCCCTGCACCGCGTTCCCGAGAGAAGTGACAAACCGCCTGTCACCACCCCATGTGTCCAACCCAGTGTCACCAACCCGTGTGTCCAACCTGGTGTCACCAACCTGTGTGTCCAACCTGGTGTCACCACCCCATGTGTCCAACCCGGTGTCACAACCCATGTGTCCAACCCCATGTCACCACTCTGTGCGTCCAACCCGGTGTCACCACCCCGTGTGTATAACCAGGTGTCACCACCCCTTGTGACCAACCCAGTGTCACCATCCTGTGTGTCCAACCCAGTGTCACCAACCCTGTGTCACCACTCCGTGTGTCCAACCCAGTGTCACCAAACCGTGTGTCCAACACTGTGTCACCACTCCATGTGTCCAACCCAGTGTCACCAAACCGTGTGTCCAACCCAGTGTCACCATCCCGTGTGTCCAACCTGGTGTCACCACCCCGTGTGTCCAACCTGGTGTCACCACCCCGTGTGTTCAACCCGGTGTCACCACCCCGTGTGTCCAACCTGGTGTCACCACCCCTTGTGTCCAACCCAGTGTCACCATCCTGTGTGTCCAACTCAGTGTCACCAACCCTGTGTCACCACTCCGTGTGTCCAACCCTGTGTCACCAAACCGTGTGTCCAACACTGTGTCACCACTCCATGTGTCCAACCCAGTGTCACCAAACCGTGTGTCCAACCCAGTGTCACCATCCCGTGTGTCCAACCTGGTGTCACCACCCCGTGTGTACAACCCCGTGTCACCACCCCGTGTGTCCAACCTGGTGTCACCACCCCGTGTGTTCAACCCGGTGTCACCACCCCGTGTGTCCAACCTGGTGTCACCACCCCTTGTGACCAACCCAGTGTCACCATCCTGTGTGTCCAACCCAGTGTCACCAACCCTGTGTCACCACTCCGTGTGTCCAACCCAGTGTCACCAAACCGTGTGTCCAACCCTGTGTCACCACTCTGTGTGTCCAACCCAGTGTCACCAAACCGTGTGTCCAACCCAGTGTCACCATCCCGTGTGTCCAACCTGGTGTCACCAAACCGTGTGTCCAACCCGGTGTCACCATCCCGTGTGTCCAACCTGGTGTCACCACCCCGTGTGTTCAACCCGGTGTCACCACCCCGTGTGTCCAACCTGGTGTCACCACCCCTTGTGTCCAACCTGGTGTCACCATCCTGTGTGTCCAACTCAGTGTCACCAACCCTGTGTCACCACTCCGTGTGTCCAACCCAGTGTCACCAAACCGTGTGTCCAACCCTGTGTCACCATCCCGTGTGTCCAACCTGGTGTCACCAAACCGTGTGTCCAACCCGGTGTCACCATCCCGTGTGTCCAACCTGGTGTCACCAAACCGTGTGTCCAACCCAGTGTCACCATCCCGTGTGTCCAACCCGGTGTCACCACCCTGTGTGTACAACCCTGTGTCACCATCTTGTGTGTACAACCTGGTGTCACCACCCCGTGTGTCCAACCTGGTGTCACCACCCCGTGTGCACAACCCCGCGTCCCCAACCCCATGGGATGCtcaggggggacatggggacgctgctcccccctccccagctccgTGTCCCCACCCCGCGATCAGCCCCAATTAATCCCAGCAGGTTAATTAAACCCATTTCCTTCCCAGACCCCGGGCGCCGCTGTTTGTTCTTGGCGCCTGATGAATTAATTTGGGAACAGAAGCGACGAACAAATTAATTGGAAGAGAATAAGCGAGCGAGGCCGTTTTAATCCAGGTTGAATTAGCAAGTGAACATGTCGTTAACGAAGGAGACATAACGAGGGGGAATTAGAGCAGGCAGGTGCCAGCGTGGGACGCTCAATGGAGAGTTGTCCTGCATTGACAACAatcctggggacaccaggaccTGTCAGAGGGGACAGCTGGTGTGACCGCCACAGcgggggacttggggacagtccTGCCCATGTCCTTGGGGACATCCGAGTGGccttggaggaggagaagccCACGAGGGAAGGGTCTGGAAGGGGAAATTGTGGCACGGGGTGTCCCAAagcatccctggggacagggcGCAGAATGTCCCTTCCTTAAGTGACAGCATCACTCTGGTCTGATGGGATGAGGGCGCAGGTGTTGGGGACGAGGACACCGGTTCCCTGTGCGCCAAATTCCTCCGGAATCTCCAATTCGATGGAAACCGCTGTCCCCAAACACAAGCAGTGGCACCTCAAGCCATTGTGACTTGCAAGCAAAGCCACCTCTAACCAAGGGGAGGGGACAAACAGGAGTGGGTGACACAAGTCCCCGCGTCCTGGAGCGCGGCCAGCGCCCGTCGCTAATGCATCTCAATTATTTTTCCGCTATTTAATCCAGCAATAAATTCCCGTTGTCCGTCTGTCCCGGCCTGGCCGGGGGCTTCCTCATTGTGCCAGGACCAGCTGGAAGCGGCCGGACGCGGCGCAATCATTAACGTGGCACGATCGTTAACGCGGCGCGGTCATTAACGCGCTAACGATTTGCGTAAGCGCTCGGGGAAGAACATCTCGTTGTTGCGCCTCAAACGGACGGGAAGAGAGATTTATAGAgatgaaatggggaaaaaagacaaggaaaagggcaaatgaAGCTGGGGGGGGTTGCTGTGCTGATGCCAGGAAGCTTGGGGTTGGCGcttgggggggtctggggtgttttggggaaactgaggcacagaggggTTGGAGGCAGGTTGGGGTCTAAGCATCAGTCTCTTGAGTCTGtgtttttgggggtttggggactGGACGTGACCCTGGGGTGCTGGTTGTCCCCTGCTGCACATTGTCCCCTCAATACATGCTGTCCCCTCTATGCACGCTGTCCCCTCACTGCATTCTATCCCCTCACTGCACGCTGTCCCCCAGGCACGTGCTGTCCCCAAAACGCACTGCTGTGCCACCAGACGCATGGCTGTCCCCTCGGGCAGCTGCTGTCCCTCCCGACACGTGCCGTCCCTTGAGACACGCTGTCCcttgagacacacgctgtcccttGCACCATGCTCCGTCCCTCCGGGCACGTGCTGTCCTTTCAggcacctgctgtccccaaacAGCACGTGCGGCTGTCCCTGaagacatacacacgctgtccccaaagacacacgctgtccctcaggtgtgtgGTGGCTTTccagacacacgctgtccccgAGATGCATGTTACTCCAGACGTACGATGTCACTTTGGGCACACGCTGTCACTTTGGGGACACACTGCCACTTTGGACACACACTGTCCCTTTGGGCACATCCTGTCTGTTTGGGCACACACTGTCCCTTTGGGCACACACTGTCCCCCCGGGAACATGCCGTCCCCATGGATGTCACCTGTCCCCTCTGGCTGTGTGCTTTGGCCCCCCCCATGCAGGGTGCTGtcaggggacaagggacagtcTGTAccagggggacagggatggcAACCAGCCATTTAACCCCCCCCAGCCGGCCCAGCTGCCACCTTGGGAAGGGACATTGGGTACCAGGGTCCAGAGGGGACTCTGCCATCGCGCTTGTGCCCCTAATTAGCCCGGGCTCCCCCCCGGCTCCCGAGCTGTCTCCATAGAGACCCCGCCAGGGCTCCATCACTAATTCATGGCTGGCTCAGCACGTCCCTTCGTCAACCGGTTCCAAATCCGGTGACAATAACGAAAACACCGGCAAAACCTTCCCGGTGCCACCAGGTCCCCACAGCTGGGACCTCCTGGGGAATGTCCCCACCGAGGGGACGGGTGACAGGACACGGGTGTCCCTGCTCGGTCCCGGGTTTGTGGGGGGATCAGATCCTGCGGGCGTGTCCCTTTGGGTGACCGTGGGGCTCACAGGTGACAGGAGTGACAGTTCTGGGAGTGACAGTGATGCATCCAATGGACACAAATACCCCAACACGTGTGCACCCCCCGCGTGTGCGCCCCCTGCTCACCAGTGTGCACGTGCCCCCCCAAACACACCCACGCCAACACCCCCGTGCTCGTGCGTGTCCCGTGCTTGCACAAACACACCCTTGTGCCCGTGCATGTGCACCCCCTGCAGACATGAACCCCCCTCCTTGCACCCCCTTGTGCATGAACCCCCTCCTTGCACGCCCACGTGTACACACAAGCACACCCCTCTGCACGCCCGTGTGCACTCGCCCCCCCATGCGTACACAGCCCCATCTGTGAATCCCCCTTGcacacgtacacacacacaccccctctGTGCATCCCAAGTGCACACCCCttgcacacacaccccccatGCACGCCCCTTGCACACCCCcattacacacacaaacacccttacacacacaaacaccctTGCAGCCCCCTTGCACTCACACCCTTTCCACACACACATGCCCTTGCACAATTCCCCCTTGCACAATTCCCCCTTGCACATCTCCCCATGCATGCACACCCCTTGCATGTACACCTCCCTTGCAGCCATACCCCCATGCACACCCCTTGCACGCACCCCCACCTTGCACGCGCACACCTTGCATGCACATCCCTTGCACGCACACCCTAATGCACACACCCCCTTGCACGCACACCCTCATGCACACACCCCCTTGCACGTTCACCCCCATGCATGCACATCCCTTGCATGCACATCCTTGTACATCCCCTTGCACACACACCCCTTGCACGCACACCCTGTGCATGCACACCCCTTGCACACACTCACATCGCCTTGCATGCTCAGCCTCTTGCACACACACCACTCACACACCCccccttgcacacacacaacTTGCATGCACCTCCCTTGCACAAACATCCCCTTGCATGCATATCCCTTGCACACACATTACTAGCACGCACACCCTATGTGCACGCATACACCTCCATGCACACCCCCTTGCACGCACACACCTTGCACGCCCCCCTTGCATGCACATTCCTTGTATGCACATCTCTTGCATGCACACCCTATGCACACAACCCCTTGCACGCTCACCCCCATGCACGCACATCCCCTTGCACTCACATCCCATGCACGCACTCCCCATGCACGCACGTcccccctcacacacacaccccttGTATGCACACCCTGTACACGCACAACCCCTTGCACACACCCCCTTGCACACACACCCCTTGCATGCACACTCCTTGCACACACCCCCTTGCATACACACCCCTTGCACGCACACCCTGTGCATGCACACCCCTTGCACATACACCCCCTTGCACACACACCCCCTTGCACACACCCCCCCCTTGCACATGCCCCTCGCACACACACCCCTTGCACGCACAATCCTTGCACACACCCCTTTGCATATACACCCCTTGCACGCACACCCTGTGCATGCACACCCCTTGCACACACACccccttgcacacacacacacccttaCACACACCCCTTTGCATGCACCCCCTTGCACATGCCCCTTGCACACACCCCCCTTGCACGCACACTCCTTGCACACACACccccttgcacacacacacacccttaCACACACCCCTTTGCATGCACTCCCTTGCACATGCCCCTTGCACACCCCCCCCTTGCACGCACACTCCTTGCACACACACCCTGTGCATGCACACTCCTTGCACACACCCCCTTGCATACACACCCCTTGCATGCACAACCCTTGCACACACACccccttgcacacacacacacccttaCACACACCCCTTTGCATGCAATCCCTTGCACATGCCCCTTGCACACCCCCCCCCTGCACGCACACTCCTTGCACACACCCCCTTGCATACACCCCCCTTGCACGCACACCCTGTGCATGCACACCCCTTGCACACACAccccttgcacacacacacccccttgTACATCCCCTTGCATGCACACCCCTTGCACACCCCCACATAACACACAAACtggcgcacacacacacttgtgcACACCCCCCCCCATCATCCTGGGTGGGGGCGGGACGTGGCATCACTCGAGAAAATCAAAGACAACCCATCATCACCTTCCTCCTGCGAGCAATCAATGAGAGATCGATGGGGACCGATCGGCAGCTGGGTGACACCCCCGCAGTGTTGGGGACACCGGCCCGGGGGGGGTTAGAACGGATGTATTTATTTCCACCTTAATTTCGAGCTGGCAGAGCCCCCCCAATTAAACATCTCTGGGGAAATAACCCCTTGGTTTAGCTGGAGATAAATGGGTTCGATTAGCGGCCCCAAACCAGctcagcctcagtttccccaccggTTGgtcccccagtgctcccagtatacCCAGTATACCCAACCATGCTGCTATGGGGGGGGATTCTCTGCATTTTCCCCCCCCTTTTAGACCCGACCTGCGAAAGGGtctgggggtgggaggaaaaGCGCTGCTGGTTTTTCAGGGCTACATAAGCTCAGCTTTGCATCTTAAACCTGGCCTAAATCCCTCGGGTTTGAGCATCCCCAGGGGAAAAGATGAGACTGGGGGGGGGTTAAACACTAAAAGTTGGGGGTGATTTTTGTCTCGTTATCTTTAGTGGCAAATAAGGATTAATATTTACCAGAAATGTGGGAAATAGGGGAAAAATACAGAGGGGATATGTGGGAAATGAGACCAGGAAACACATGCGTGTCTCCATCCCATGGTGACATCCCAGTCCCCACCCCATGGTGACATTCCCAGGGGAGGGACACAGTTGCAGGGGTGCATGATGCGATGAGCTGGAGCGGCTACTAATTAAGGCGGGTGGTTAATGAGCTGCGGTGCGTGAGTGTGGGCTGAGGGGCAGCACCGTGTCCCTGCACACCTGTGTCCcactcccctgtccccaggaccctTGTGTCCCTGTACCTCAGTGTCCTTGCACCCCTACGTCTCCATCCCCTGTCCCCAAATAcgcctgtgtccccatcccctgtccccaggcatcactgtgtccctgtgtccccatcccctatGTCTCCATCCCCTGTCACCAGACCTCACTGTGTCCCCacacccctgtgtccccataccTTGTCCCCaggcccccagtgtccctgcACCTCCACATCCccatcccctgtccccaggtcccctgtgtccctgcatcCGTGTGTCCCACACACTTGTCCCCAGACTTCACTGTGTCCCcacaccccagtgtcccccaccCCAGGCACCCATATGTCCCTGCAACCCTGTgtcctgtcccctgtccccaggacccctaTGTCCCTGCACCTCTGTGTCCCTGCACCCTGGTGTCCcactcccctgtccccaggcatCCCTATGTCCCTGcactcctgtgtccccatcccctatCCCTaggtcccctgtgtccctgcacctccatgtccccatcctgtgtccccagaCCTCACTGTGTCCACACACCCCCTGTCCGCCACTCCAGgcacccctgtgtccccacacctcagtgtccccatcccctgtccccagaacccctgtgtccccacacctCTGTGTGCCCAcactcctgtgtccccatcccgtGTCCCCAGACCTCACTGTGTCCTCGCACCCCCTGTCCCCCACCCCAGGCACCTCTGTGTCCCTgcacccctgtgtccccatcccctgctccCAGGAGCCCTATGTCCCCACACTGCTGTGTCCCtatcccctgtccccagccccctcGTGTCCCTACatctccatgtccccatcccctttTCCCAGGACgcttgtgtccccccccaggcACCTCCGTGTCCCCATCTCTTGTCCCCAGGCTCCCTTGGCGAGTGCTTGGGGACATGGCAGCCGGGGAcatccccacagtgtccccttgTGCGGGTCAGCAATGGCTCTGTGTGCTGGGCCAGCTGTGCCTGGGTGGCTCTGGTGACAATGACACGACAGGCGCGGCACAGaccctgccagccccatggGCAATCTGCTAGCCCCATAGGGAATTTGCTAGCCCCACAATGAAATCTGCTAGCCCCACATTGACATCTGCTAGGCACATAGGGAATTTGCTGGTCCCATGGGCAATCTGCTAGCCCTGTGGGGAATCAGCTAGCCCCACACTGACAGCTGCTAGCCCCACATTGAAATCTGCTAGCCCCATAGGGAACCTGCTAGCCCCATGGGCAATCTGCTAGACTCATAGGGGAATCTGCTAGCCCCACGCTGACATCTGCTAGCCCCATGGGCAATCTGCTAGCCCTGTGGGGAATCAGCTAGCCCCACATTGACAGCTGCTAGCCCCACATTGAAATCTGCTAGCCCCATAGGGAATCTGCTAGCCCCACATTGAAATCTGCTAGCCCCATAGGGAAATTGCTAGCCCCATAGGGAAATCTGCTAGCCCCACATTGAAACCTGCTAGCCCCACATTGAAATCTGCTAGCTCCACAGGGAATCTGCTAGCCCCACATTGAAATCTGCTAGCCCCATAGGGAAAtctgccagccccacaggacCCGTACGCACGCTGGCAGGATCCGTCCAGGCCGGGCAGAGCTGACTGGTGATGCTCAGGTCCCTGCACTGGGGTGTCCCAAGGAGCTTGGGGACCCCAGGGTTTGATCTTGGGGACCCGGTGGGTCCCCTGGTGTCCCGGGCAGGGGGCAAGTAACGCCATGAGGCTCTGGTGGCCCCAGGACTGAGAAAAGCTCCTCTGTCAAGGGACTGTCACCTGGGGTGGCCGTGGGTGGCCTTGTGACCGGGGTGAGGTGCCCATTGCTATGTGCCACCGCCTGGGGTGACATGCCCATCGCCACGTGCCATCACCCAGGATGATGTGCCCATTGTCAGGTGCCATCATTTGGGAGAAGGTGCCCATCGCCATGTGTCACTTCCAAGGATAAGGTGACCATCACTGTGTGCCATCACCTTGGGTGACATCCCCATCGCCACATGCCATCACTCAGGGTGACATGCCCGTTGACAGGTGGCATCATTTGGGAAAAAGTGCACATCACCCAGGGTGACGTGCCCATCGCTGTGTGCCACCGCTTGGGACAAGGTGCCTGTCACCGTGTGCCACCTCCCAGGATGAGGCGACCATCGCCACGTGCCATCACGCAGGGTGACATGCCCACCACCATGTGCCACCACTCAGGGTGATGTGCCCATCACCATGTGTCACCTCCAAGGGTGAGGTGACCATCACCGCATGCCATCACCTGGGGTGACATGCCCATCGCCATGTGCCATCACTCAGAGTGATGTGCCCGCTGTCAGGTGCCACCACTTAGGACAAGATGTCCATCGCCATGTGCCACCACCTGGGGTGACATGCCCATTGCCAAGTGCCATCATTGGGGACATGGTGCCCATCATGCAGGGTGACGCGTCCATCACTGTGT includes:
- the LOC135578275 gene encoding keratin-associated protein 10-4-like, which codes for MAHGDQGDSAECDLGQRLHPNPQELCCSVISRRMSIHQGRSCAGGCRMPRMLADAAGDAVRDAVGDAAGDAAVDAAVDAAVDARRDAVVDAAVDARRDAAVDAAVDAAVDACHHPVCPTQCHQPCVTTPCVQPSVTKPCVQHCVTTPCVQPSVTKPCVQPSVTIPCVQPGVTTPCVQPGVTTPCVQPGVTTPCVQPGVTTPCVQPSVTILCVQLSVTNPVSPLRVSNPVSPNRVSNTVSPLHVSNPVSPNRVSNPVSPSRVSNLVSPPRVYNPVSPPRVSNLVSPPRVFNPVSPPRVSNLVSPPLVTNPVSPSCVSNPVSPTLCHHSVCPTQCHQTVCPTLCHHSVCPTQCHQTVCPTQCHHPVCPTWCHQTVCPTRCHHPVCPTWCHHPVCSTRCHHPVCPTWCHHPLCPTWCHHPVCPTQCHQPCVTTPCVQPSVTKPCVQPCVTIPCVQPGVTKPCVQPGVTIPCVQPGVTKPCVQPSVTIPCVQPGVTTLCVQPCVTILCVQPGVTTPCVQPGVTTPCAQPRVPNPMGCSGGTWGRCSPLPSSVSPPRDQPQLIPAG